cctgacctcgtgatccgcccacctcggcctcccaaagtgctgggattacaggcgtgagccaccgcgcccggcccacacacagttaattttttgtatttttagtagagatggggtttcgctatgttggccagactggtcttgaacccctgacctcaggcgatccacctgcctcagcctcccaaagtgctgggattacaggcatgagccactatgcctggcctcttcTCACCTCTGGTTCTGTGGCTGGGCATGGGAATTAAACTAACATAAGACAGATTTACCGGAAAAGACATaaaagttttaatgtttttatacatgCACAGGAGactttgtaagaaaaataaagacccGTAGAAGTTACTAGGCCCAAAAGCTTATATGTCCTTTTAAACAAAGAACAATAAATTGCAGGGATGTGACACGACAAAGGGGCTTGGGCTAAGGCTGGCAAATTGTGGGAAAGTGACTAAGAACTGTATGTGGAAAGTTAATGGAAAATATAGGTTACAAATTTTTGTAAGGTTTTGTTTGTAGATTCATCTCAGTGGCAACTCTGCCTCTAGCAATAATACTCTCCTCTTCCTGGTACAGAAAGGGCACCTTTCATAAGGGAACTTTTATGTTCCGCCTCAAACAGAAAGAGGGTGGTCAGAGAGCCTTCCCTGCATCTGTTTTTGCTCCATTGCCCCTGGCTCAGAAGAATCAatatgccaaagtggcatattttgggatgGCAGGCTCTAAACACTTCACCTAGTCTCCTCAACCACTTTTACAGTTGGCCCTAATCCCCATAAGAGTCCTGGAAACTTATTTTTACTGTTACGGAAACAGATTTAGAGGGGGGATGACTGAGCCACAACCCACACCCCAGAGGGCTGCTCCAAAGTCCTCCTCGAAATTGGTGCCAACGGCAGCAGCTATAATGACAGCCAGTTCACATAGAAGTGCCTCTGTTGATCACCAATTAACAGTAAAATCTGATAATATCTCATTCCAAGGTTGTCATAAGCACTAAATGTGGTTTTGTGACATAATAGGCATTTGTTTCTCCCCATTGCTTCCCACCACAATATATTCATCAAGACTTTTCCAAGGATACTAAGTCTAGGAAACCCAGGATCATGAAGAGAGGACATGCTCTTCCAAATGAGGCTGAGGAGAGACTTGTCTGGCGAGGCCTGTACTGACTAGTGACATTAAAAGAGGCGATCTGACTTCTCATACTGCACTTGTCCCAGGCCCGCTGTTTGTCAACTGCTGGGTCCTCAGAGCCAAAACTGTTTTCCAACAGTTTTGAATTGAATAACAGCCAGTTATTcaattttctccacattctctaaTCGGTATACTCTTCAGAGTCCAAGGGACTTGCAACGATATTACCCAATGGCTGAAGAATGTGCGCTTGACATCTTAGGCTGTAAAATGTCTCAATTTcaatttctaaaacataaatgtCAGTGGATGGCATTTTCTGAATCCCTTGTCGATGTCCGTAAATGGCATGCTCTGAATTCAACTAAACAAAAGTATGGGTTGGGGGGAGATGTAGGGGCATGtccaaattataatttttaagagtgtaaagggGTCCTGAGAAAGattgccagattttttttttttcttgagtcagagtctcactctatcccccaggctgaagtgcaatggcatgatcttggctcactgcaggctctacCTCCCGCactcaagagattcttctgccgcagcctccagagtagctgggattaccccGGAGCCCGCCACTACTgagcctggctaacttttgtatttttagtagagaaggggtttcaccatgttggccaggctgatttcgaactcctgagctcaagtaatccgccagccttggtctcccaaagtgctgggattgcaagcgtgagccaccacgccagaccTGGATTGCCAGATTTAGCACATAAAAATACAGGACTCCCAGTTAAACTCCTCTCAGATAAACCATTATTGCATGAAATACACTCACGCTAAAAACAATTGTTCGTCGTTTACCTGAAAGTCACATTTCATTGGGCGTCCTGCATTTTACCCCGCAAATTCTAGGCCTGacaccaaaaagtttgagaaccgcGCCCCTAGGCGACAGCAAGCGGAACTACCGCAAGCTCCCAGTAATTCCGGGTGCTGCACTTCCGGTCAGGCGGTCGGGCTGCGCGGCCCTGGGGCCAGCTCACCGCCGGAAGCCTCCGCGTCCCCGCCGGCCATATCCCGTTCCCGGTCCTGCTTCCCAGTGCCTCGGGCCTCCCGGGGCTGGTGCTGGGCGCCGAGCCGGCGGAACCGGCGGAACCCGCTTCCCGCCTCCACGCGGCAGCGCTAGCGGCCTAGTCCCTTCACGGGCAGCTCAGTGCTGTCGCCCTCACCGCTCTTCCTATCGCCGAGAGTGGTGGGCCGACCAGGGGGCGGCCGGGCTAGCGTCCGCCATTCCCGTGTCTCTGCGCCCGCGGGGGCCGCCCGAGCCGGCCACCATGCCGCTGGGCCTGAAGCCCACCTGCAGCGTATGCAAGACCACGTCGTCCTCCATGTGGAAGAAGGGCACGCAGGGGGAGATCCTCTGCCATCATTGCACTGGCCGGGGCGGCGCGGGCAGCGGGGGCGCAGGCTCGGGGGCGGCTGGAGGGACTGGGGGCAGcagcggcggtggcggcggcggcttCGGCGCGGCGACCTTCGCCAGCACCTCCGCCACTCCTCCGCAGAGCAACGGGGGCGGGGGCGGCAAGCAGGTGAGCTCCTCCGGCCCCTCCCGCCGGCGGAGGCCGACCGGGCGCTAGGCGGCAGGGGCCGGGCGGGTTGGGAGCGGGCGGGCCCGGGCTTCCCGGCTCGCCGTGGTCCTGCCGGCTGGAACGCCCCTCCCCACCTCCTACTGAGATCTTTGGTTTGACCCATTCCAAAGCACCTGTTATAAGAAATTCAAAGCAATAAGAACCAAAATGTAAAGCCCTTAAGAAAATCTCAATATGCACACGTCTACACAGTCGTAAACAGGGTCATGCCACAAGTGCAGGTGCTGGACCTCATTGCTTGTTAAAGGTTTTGTCATATCAGGTTATGAAGTAAGATTATTATGTCATTATTGTAAATGGCAGCTTAAGTATTCAGTTGTAGGAGGCGCCATAACCTAATACGTTATCTGGCCTTAGGGAGTAAAGTTGTTAAGTGTTTTTCTCTATTGTAGACACAACAAATGAATAGTGTTTGTCTTGGCCCAGACTGACTCTTACTTCCGCCTCCTGACCTATTACAAGCAGCTCACACCTTTTGGAGGCTCTGGAGACGCCTGTCCAGCAAGCTCCGAGATTCCGGTGCTGAACTTCCGGTTTTACTTAGCCCAGTTGCTGAAATTACCTCTGTTGAAAAGCAAAGGCGCACTCTTAATTGTTAAATACTCCTATAAAGTACATACTCTGGGATCCTTGTAAGATGATTGTATTGCAACCTTTATAcactttttacttctttctctgttctttaaTTTGTTTGTGTAACAGAGTAAGCAGGAAATTCACAGGAGGTCTGCTCGGCTCAGAAACACTAAATACAAATCTGCTCCGGCTGCTGAGAAGAAAGTTTCCACcaaaggaaaagggagaagacatatatttaaattgaaaaatgtaaGATATTTGTGGACAGTGCCTTTTACTGTAATGATGTTGTGTGTATCCTGCCACTGCCTTCATTTCCCGCCATTGAACTTGGACTCTGCCCTTGGTAGCCCTTCCTTAGTATTCTGGGGAGTGGTCCAGACTCCCCAAAAGGGAATGAGCTCTGTTGCAGGAGGCTCACTATTTTTAAAGGTAATaatactctttccttttttttttttttttttttttagcttttatttttttcccctggaaaatataaaatatgagttTAAAAGAAACATCAGCCTTGAGCCCATTTTTTGGGGTTCTCTatggaaaggaagaggagagattaTGGTTCTTGATATGGCCAGGTACactaagaaaacttttttttcattctttaaaaattaagtaaatattaaCACTAGAACTCatcatttgcatatttatttattattaaagcCCCAGAAAATGTATCTTATTGACTTATGATGATGATGTATTTGATGAATATGAGTCAAAAATTCTGCTAAGCCTTATCTCTTCTACTCTAAGAAAAGACATTGTTGAAAGACCTGTGCTGGAAATAATTGAAAGCATATTTTTATTGCAATTAAATTATCAGTTTTTATAAACAAGGGATAATGTTCAAACACAATGGACAGTGCATTATGGACTATTTTTTTAAGTCTCAGTAtggtattcttttctttcagaacagGAATGTTTCACTTACCCGTAAAGACATTTTTGAAGTCGagcatatttatttctaaaacacaaagGGACCCTGCAGTAGACTTATGCAGATGGcagactattttctttttttttttaatgtaatttaatttaattaattttttaaaattttactttaaattctgggatacatgtgcagaacgtgcaggtttgttacataggtatacatgtgccatggtggtttgctgcacctgtcaacccatcatctaggttttaaggcccatgtgcattagatatttgtcctaatgctctccctccccttgccccccatctccaatgggccccagtgtgtgatgttcccttccccaaagtattttctttttcagagtagttgcttctaatttatttaagatttttataatTTAGTTAAGCAAGGCATTTGTTGATTATGCAAAATATCTTATTGGTATTTGTATCAcatatgcacatttttttttccttttaagtataGTATACCATGTTCTCAGCAATTAATTCATTATCGTTTGTCTGCAACCCTTTCTTCAATGTTACTAAGCAAGACACATCTGGGGAGGCCTACTTTCTATGTTGTGGCATAAAAGTATGTATTGAAGCTTTAGTAGGGATTTCAAAAATGGTTGGATGGTAGCAAATTACTAAGAACTGTCAAAGTTTCTAAAGCCTTAGTTCCAGCTTGCTAGAAAACCGACGTTGAGTATTATGGCTAAATAGTTGAGTTGGAAAATGTCTTCAAGGAGACACTTTTTCACTTTGTATTCATCTGTACATTTTTTATTACTTGCATTCTGTCATGCTCAGGCTATTAGAGCAGGTACATTTTTATAACTGGAATGTTTATGTGTAGTGAAGCTCTGAGAGGACTTTGCATTAGATTTCAGCAGCATAATCGAAGCTTGTTCTTTGTCTCAGCAATTTTTAAGCTATTAGTAGCAGAAACTGCTGTGGAAATAGACTGCTTTGCCACAACATTCAGAaaatcatttatctttttattgcaGTTCTTGTCACCAAACAGTACATTTTAGTATTTCTCAAATTACAGAACTCTCATAGGGCTGGGAAAATAcctgtacacacatacatactatGAATGTGCTAAcgtgttttgtattttcatagcCCATTAAAGCTCCTGAGTCGGTTTCCACTATAATCACTGCAGAATCAATCTTCTACAAGGTAAGCTTTTGTAGAGTTACTGAAGGGAGAGTTGGGCCTAGTGGGTAATGTGCCACTAAAATGTTGGATTAGTCTAAAGGTCTCTCCTCTTTATTTGTTTAAGGTGTGATTATACTTTTTGTTCCCTTCTTAACTATTTTCCCCCATGAGTGACTGTTACTCAAACATCTCATCTAGAGCAGAAGTGGGAGGAGAAGGTGCCTACTGACATATGATATGAGGATCTTAAGTATTGTTTTTTAGTGTAGATTATAGGAAGTGTTCTTAGAGTGCTGATTGTATAGTGTGGAGCCATGGAAGAGTGAGCCATTAGTGTGATGGCATTGAAGAACAAGAAGGACAGAGACAGGATTTGGACTAGTACAGGTTGTAGACTGTGGTGTCAGATGGGTAGAGTAGGCCCAGAGATTCTAAAATGCCTTTAAGTGGAGTTGAGCTGAGTAAGGGCAGTAGTGAGGATTAACACCTACTAGAAATCCATGGTGAGAGGAATTCCAAGATGTTTTGATAAAAGAATGAGGAGGTCAGGTTTCCTAGGGCCAAAGTCCATGGACATCTGATACCTCAGTGAGAGAAGTGACAGATTGTTGTGTTTAAACCAGAAGTCTTAGGAAAGGAATTAGAACATAGACCCCCCCCAAGGCTCGGCAGGCCTGGCACGGCACAGGCAGCAACCAATGAAGGCTATTTGGTGCTTTGGGATCTGAACTATCATTTAGGGGACAGTGGTGTGAGTTAGTGCTTTATACTTGACCCAGGTGGACTGAGAAACTGAAGTGATTATGCCCTTAAGTATACTTTTTTTAAAGCTCACAATCTATATAGTTGAAACTGTTCCTCCCCACAGGGTTACACTGGCATTCCTCAGCAGGGCTGggaaaaaccaacaacaaaagaaGTCTGTATACAGGCAAACATGTCTCTTGTTTTTCCAACATTTAATACATTGTTAATAAAATATCTAAAGTTTAGCAAACAGTTGCTATGTATCAGTGACTGAACATTTtgcatgctttatttcattcagtTCACCCTATGAGGTGGATACTACTATCCCCATTTTCTGGATGAGAAGATTGAGGCATAGCGAGGTTAattaacttgtccaagatcacatagcCAACAAGTCATGGAGTGAGGCAGTCTCATACCAGAGCTTAAGCCTAGAGCATAGTTCCTGGCTCTATAGCTTTAGCAAGTGACTAGCTATGTGACGAGGACCAACCTCTCTGAtgtctcatctctaaaataggaATTGTAAATAGTTTCTACCTCAGTGGGTCAAGTGAAATCATATGTGTTAAGCACTTAGCAGAGTAAGCACTCAATGAATGTAGGAGTTATCGTATTTTCATATTTGTGCATTACCTTCACAATTTACAGATTAAGGCTAGAAGCAACTTGTTGAGCTACGGGTTTAGTGTGCTAATGATTTCCATGTGTGTCTCCATGGAAAGGCGTGTGGGACCTATTATTGTGACTGACTGTACTTTCGTATTGTCTGCCACCCATGTTCGTTAAATGGTAAGGACAATAATCCTACAAAGTAGTCAAGCAATGTTGCAAATGCCCAGTATTGTGGGGGCTGTCACAGCAGTGCCACTGGCATGCAGCACCATGGTGGCAAGTTCAAGAGGTCACTGCCAGCCACTGAGCTAGAGCCCAGATCAGGCATGCAAGAGGAGCCTGAGTGGGAGCCACTGGGGTCAGCGGTCAAGAGTGTGACAACCCAAGACCCAGAACGGCTGAGTGGCCTCCCTGGAGCATGGCGGTGGCAGAACAACTCCATGAACGCAGGTCTGGTGATGCCTAAGCTAGTGCTGTTCTCTTGTGGATCCCTTTTCTCCACCAGAAACCTTGAATCCTCTCAGCAAATGAGGAGACCACTCAGATCAGTGACTTAGTCCTGTTTGgtgttatatatatgtacacaacaCAGCACATATTAataaatacctactatgtgccaggcactgcctaCCATTGGaatctttcactaagacattgtCTTTGCATTTCTGCCTTCACACTATGAAAGCAGATGTTTTGGATTCATATTCATTCAGCATACATTTGAGTATGCTGTGATATGCATGATAAGCCTATGATAAGCAAATATTCTCATTTAGAATTTGGGAATATTGATTATACATGTGGACAAAGCAAACCATAAATGCAAACGATATGATAAATAACTTTGGACTAATGACTGGGAGGAAGGACCAGCTGTTGATGGGTAGGAACTAGCAAGTAACAGACTGGCCTGCATAGACCAGACCCATCCATAGTGACCAGATGAAACAGCCACCGTCAGACACTTGGATAAAGGGTCCACCAGGAAAAAACTCCTGGCCTATCAGGTGCTATGTTAGAGTTCCGTTACTGGAAGTATTTCATCAGAAGTGTTTTTATGGTTGAGGTACACATTCCTGCAGGTTTACCTGCTGCCAAGTCCCTGTTTGAAGGGAAGCAGCAATTAATTACACTGTTTCCATAGTCAAGGACAGTATATCCCGCCGAGAAAACTACTCCCACTTAAGGAGGTGCTGGATGTCATAAAGATTTGGATCAACCATTATGGGTGTTTAGAGGAGAGATTATTTCCAGCTCAAGACCCAGGAAAGAGGACATAGGATGGATGCTAGAGTCATAGGGAAGATTTAACACAGGACATGTACACATTAGTTAGTTGGGTATAAAGTGGAATAGAAATGAATGAGACACAAAGCCTTGAATTCCAGAAGTACTAGTAGTTCTGTTGTGGAAGGATATAAAACTCAACTGGGAGTGGAAGAGAAAGGCAGCAGTGAGTCTAGGAGATGTACAATAGGTTGAGGTAAACATATCCTGAAGACTATAATCCAAAGATTATTTTTGGTTTGAATTTGTTTTGGTTTGAATTCATGGTATCTATTTTCTTTGAATGGATGGTTGGGGAGGGTGGCATGTAGAATGCATTCTTATTAAATCAGCATTGATTTTCAACACAGTACAGAGAAAGACTACTGAGCTGATGTAGGAGCTTCGGCTGCAGTCTCTATGACTTTCAGCAAGCCGTTTAACCTTACTACCACTTCATGACTGTGGCTAACAAAGTAGGGACAGTacggagcacagaggatttttagggtagtgaaactATTAATACTGTCtttgtatgatactgtaatggtgggtACATGTCATTATTCATTTGCCCAACCCCATAGAATACAcagcaccaagagtgaaccctaatgtgaactctggtctttgatggtgctgtgtcagtgtaggttcatctGTGTAACAAGTGTACCACTCCAGTGGTGGGTGGGGTTATTGATAATAGGGGAGGATGTGCATGTGTGGGGGCAGGGAGTCTATGGGAAATCTCTCTACTTCTGCTCAATTTTACTGTAAACTTAAaacctcttaaaaaataaaatctattttttaaaaagtagggaTAGTATTATAGCAATATAAAATCAAAGTACTTTATGAATAAATGTTTTCTCCAGATGTCAGCTGTCATATATGCACCCTCAAATGTGTATGTATAATTTTCATTCAAAAGTGAAACAACTTTACAATTGGCACCAAACATATAAACATTGATTGATACATTAGACTATCTTGAACACCTTTTATTGACCACTTTGAAAACTTGCTTACCTATTAAGGTTCATTCATAGCTGTggtgttctatttttattttcaatgtggGATTATCTTCTCTTTCACCCAGGGAGTATATTACCAAATTGGTGATGTTGTTTCTGTGATTGATGAACAAGATGGAAAGCCCTACTACGCTCAAATCAGAGGTTTTATCCAGGACCAGTATTGCGAGAAGAGTGCAGCACTGACGTGGCTCATTCCTACCCTCTCTAGCCCCAGAGACCAATTTGATCCCGCCTCCTATATCATAGGCAAGTTTGACAAATGGCACAGGTTCTTTAACTTAGTTAACTCTCCAATATTATGTAAAAAAGTGtgttagtcagcttgggctgtcaggacaaaatatcacagactgagtggcttaaacaccAGAAAGTCactttctcacagttttggaggctgaagtccaACATCAAAGTTCTGGTAACATGGATTTCTGGGGAggcttttcttcctgtcttgtaaatagccaccttcttgctgtgtcctcacatggcctttaaTGGAGAGAGAGCTctttggtgtctcttcttataaggacaccattTCTGTCAgatgagggccccacccttatggtttcatttaaccttaattgccTCCCTAAAGGTCTGATCTCCAAGTACCATCAcatggggattagggcttcaacatacgaatttagAGGATGGGGGGGATGCAGTTCAGTCCATAAGAAAAAAAGCATGAGTATAattaagtacaaaaaaattagagctTTATAGAAAATATGAGGCATTTTATGTAGCTGGAGTTTGAGTGCTATCAGTTATTTT
The nucleotide sequence above comes from Macaca nemestrina isolate mMacNem1 chromosome 4, mMacNem.hap1, whole genome shotgun sequence. Encoded proteins:
- the LOC105475496 gene encoding GATA zinc finger domain-containing protein 1, coding for MPLGLKPTCSVCKTTSSSMWKKGTQGEILCHHCTGRGGAGSGGAGSGAAGGTGGSSGGGGGGFGAATFASTSATPPQSNGGGGGKQSKQEIHRRSARLRNTKYKSAPAAEKKVSTKGKGRRHIFKLKNPIKAPESVSTIITAESIFYKGVYYQIGDVVSVIDEQDGKPYYAQIRGFIQDQYCEKSAALTWLIPTLSSPRDQFDPASYIIGPEEDLPRKMEYLEFVCHAPSEYFKSRSSPFPTVPTRPEKGYIWTHVGPTPAITIKETVANHL